The genomic region TGCAAGGAGTACGCTGGAGAAGCTCCAAGTGCCAAACAGGAGAAGCGATCCACAAGGCCATGAGCAccgccaccagcaccaccagcaccaccagcaccaccagcaccaccagcaccaacaCGAAGGCCAAGGGGAGAAAGGCAACCCAACCAGTCCCAAAGAAACTTCTCCACCAGCATCGCACCGGTGCCTGAGTGGAGACATGTCGCGCAACGTTCATTTCTGAAAGCAAAGGTCCTCCCCGCACTGAGGAAAGACCCGAGCCTACCCTAGATTGTGATAGCAAGACAACTGGACTTCCGACTCTGCCCGTCCTGTCTGGCAGTCTCATCCAGCTGGGCCCCGGGCAAACGCCTCTGGACGCGAGGAGATGCGGCCGGCCTCCAAAGTGCCTGGGGCGGTGGGGAAGCTGTCCTCCCCTAGCTGCTTTCTCGACTGCCTCATGGGCCCGTGACCCGCTGGAGGGGCACCTGAGGCCCCTTATCGACCACCTCTtgcgtttttctttctttggcttggCTGATGGCTTCAAACCCCAAACCCTCCATCAAACGGCAGACCGGGAAGTTGCGATGTAACATCTCCGACCTCGAGGGCCAACTCTGGCTCCTGACTGCGCTAGTCGGCGTGGCAAGGAACAGAGAACGTTCCGATGGCTTGTTTCCCCCGCATGGCTACCTACGCCGCACCATGCCCTCCGCACGTAGAGAGGACAAAGAATGATGAGCAGTATCTTCCCCCGAGAACACGAACAAGCGTGCCCTGCACGAGGAAGCGGAGCCACCCACAGTCCGCCCTCATCATCACCACGCATCTTCCTCCGCCCCATCGTCTCAAATGGACTTACTGCTTGCCCCATCCACACCctctgaagaaggaggaggaggaggaggaggagaagaatgtCGATTGGGGTGGCGTgacagagggaaagggaaggtggCCTTATGCTGGGCGAAATCcgtgcaaaagagagaaaaatcctgGCTGATCTCGTTTCTCTGTGCCATGGGAAGGAGGTAAGGGGACAGCAAGGGTGTGAGCACTTGGATCATAAAGCACAAAGCGGTAGGCTCCTAGGATGGGATGGGggagcgggaggtgggaggggtgcaaTAGGCTAAGGAAGTAAACGGGGTCAGGGCCCTTCTTTCCTAGTAAGGACCAACGGAATCAACACTCCAGCTATGGTAAACCTGTGGACGGTCAAACCCCCATAGTCCTGGAAGGCAAGCATAATGTCCAGGACGGGAGAGCCAACAAACACACATGTCACACACCGAGAAGGACAGCAAGAGtcatcctcctccaggagggaaaCCTTTTTTATACCTTGAGTTATACCGCATTTTGAGCCCCGGAATTCGAAAGACGACTGTATGAGTCAACTAGTgtatataaaagagagaaagagaataaaagcaacaaaaaaataacaaaatgaacacaaaatttaaaaaaaagtttaaaaataaatggaaaaaaaaaaaaactcaaaaaaccctaaaacaccaagcaggaaaaaaaaaaaaaaaagtaaatgataaaggaagaaggaaaaggaagcagcggagagagaaaaggagctgCAGAAATGAATCCAAAGTTGCAGGAAGCCTATGCCTTTCTAAATGAGCTCGCTTTGGGTCTTGAGCAACGGCCCTGAAGGGAGAAAAGCATATGTGGCACTCTGCTGGCATCTTTTGGTGCTAGGACCCTGAACGCTAGAAGAGTGTCCAGTGAGAACGCATAGAAATTGGGGAGGACCTCGCTGGAGCGCAAAGTTGAGGCAAGGGTTTATTGTTGTCCGGGGAGGGGTTGTCCTCAGGCAGGGGTCTGGGGTCGGGAGACCCCTAAAGGGGAGAGGTTCGGTGGGCAGACATATGTTTCCACACGTGTGTTAGGATGTGAATGGTGAGCCCACGGAAGTCCTGTGCAGCCGGCATTTGTGTGCTGAACTTGGAAGCCCCGCAGTGAATCTCTAGCGGGCAAGGCTGGAAGGCCCAATGCCCCCGAATCATTTGCATCCTGAGCCCTTTGGTCCAGGGGGTCAGGTCGGAAGTGCGTGTGGGGCCTCGTCAAGGGAATTCCCCGAGAAAAGTGTGGGTGGCTGGATGGCGGGAGTGGGAGTGGGCACGCCCTCGGCCGCCTCAGCCAATGAGGAGCCTGCACGTGcgggggtggggctgtggggaagcccccaaaggcCCGAGGGGGCGGGGCCCAGGCCCTTTTCTGGAGCCGGACCGTCTGAGGGAAGGAGGCGTCGGCGTGCAGCTGCAGGTAGGAGATGGAAACCCTCGTGGGCCTTGTGTGCAGAGCCCCGGGGGCTGCTTCTGAGCACGGGGGAGGTGTGTGTCCGTCTCCCTTCGACGTCTTCCCCGGAGGGCAAGGTTGTGGGCCCAGCGCCGCTGGTGCGGATGCCCTTCGGGGACCCTCTGTCCCTGAGGGGCCGTCGCCGGCGCTTGGGCGTCCCCAGCGGGGTGACTTGGCTCCTGGGTCAGCAGGGCTGACGCCTGGCCAGAAAGGCGCCCTGAGTTGGAAGGGgccgtgggggtgggggctgggcttcAGAACCTGGGGAACACCTGCTACGTGAATGCGGCGCTGCAGTGTCTGAGCCACACGCCGCCCCTGGCCAGCTGGATGGTGTCCCAGCAGCACGCCACCCTCTGTGCGGCCCGCAGCGCCTGCACGCTCTGTGCCATGCGAGCTCACGTGACCCGAGCCCTCCTTCACGCGGGAGAGGTGATCCGGCCCCGCAAGGACCTGCTGGCGGGCTTCCACAGACACCAGCAGGAAGATGCCCACGAGTTTCTGATGTTCACTCTGAATGCCATGCAGCAAGGGTGCTTGAGTGCATCCCAGCCGTCGGGCCATGCCTCCGAGGACACCACCGTCATCCGTCAGATCTTCGGCGGGACCTGGAGGTCTCAGATCCAGTGTCTCCGCTGCCTCGGTGTCTCGGACACGTTCGACCCTTATCTGGACATCAGCCTGGATATCACGGCGGCTCAGAGTGtggagcaagctctgagagagcTGGTGAAGCCCGAGAAGCTGGACGCGGACAATGCCTATGACTGTGGCGTCTGTCTCCGGAAGGTGCCTGCCACCAAGAGGTTGACTTTGCACAGCACCTCCCAGGTCCTGGTGCTGGTGCTGAAGCGGTTCACACCGGTGAGCGGGGCCAAAAGGGCTCAGGAGGTGCGCTATCCCCAGTGCCTGGACCTGCAGCCCTACACGTCCGAGCGGAAGGCAGGGCCACTGGGCTACGTGCTCTATGCCGTGCTGGTGCACTCCGGGTGGAGCTGTGAGCGAGGACACTACTTCTGTTACGTCCGAGCGGGCAACGGCCAATGGTATAAGATGGACGATGCCAAGGTGACCGCCTGTGACGAGACCGCTGCCCTGAGCCAGAGCGCCTCGTCCTGTTCTACGCCCGGGAGGGTGCGTGGGAAGggcgctgggggaggggcagcggcCGCCGTCGGGGCTGACCCCACAGACCCCGGGCAGCCTGCAGGAGACGCCAGCGGCAGAGCTCCTGGGCCGGAGGAGTCCCCGGGGGACACAGAGGTCGAAGGGATGAGCTTAGAGCAGTGGAGGCGCCTGCAAGAACACAGCCGACCGAAGGCGGCCTTGGAGCTGCGGAAGGTCCCGTCTGCCCTGCCTGCCGGCGCAGTCGTGATTCACCAGTCCAAACACGGAGGAGGGAGAAACCGCCGCCGCCCCAACAGGAGCACGGGCGGCTCGGCCGTCCCAGCACGGACACCCCGCCTCCGGGGCCGAGGAACGTCGGCAGCGGCCCTTGTGCCAGCGGGAGGGCCAGAGCCACCAAGGGGAAGAACAAGAAGCGCGGCCGTCTCTGGGGCTGTGGCGGTAGGTCGGCTCTGACGCACATGCGTGCAGACGCCCAGGCACACGCTGTGTGGGGCACGCCCTGTGTGACGCACCAGGAGTTCCGACGCGGAGCGAGTTCCTCTCGGCCGTGTGCGTGATGCAGCCTCCTGGGAAAAGCGGGGCCTGGAGTGTGCCCGGGGTCTCGGTGTTCACTTGGGACGGGCTCGTGCCTGAGCGGCTGAGCTCTGGAGGGCTGGCTCTGCTGGGAAGTCGCTGGAGAGGATGGGGTGATGGGGTGCATGAGCGGGCCTGGGCACGGTCCGAGGGCCTCCCACTTCTGCGAGGGTGGGAGAGTCCTCTCGGGATGGGACTTTGGGTGTGGGTTTGCCTTTCGTTCCCCGTCTCCGTTCCCTGGCCGCACCGCTGGCCTCGGGTGAGTGACGCGGCCTGGAGACGCCTCACAGAGCGCTCACAGCCAGCCGAGCAAGGAGAAGATCTCGGGAGCCCTTCGGGGGGCAGGGAAGAGCGGGTGCAGGTCCATGAACCGTCTCCTTCCGGCCGGTCAGGCTCTCGAAAATGCCCCAGACGTCGAGAGGCGTCCGGGAGAAGACGGGCAAGCAGCCTTTATGGGTGTCTGTCCTTGGGAGGCCTCGTGCTACTTGGCGGAGGGTCCGGCAGGAATGAGGCGGGGATGCGCGCGTCCCCGGCACGACGCTCGTCCGCAAAGATCCCTGGGGCTCCATGTCCGGTGCAAGGAGTACGCTGGAGAAGCTCCAAGTGCCAAACAGGAGAAGCGATCCACAAGGCCATGAGCAccgccaccagcaccaccagcaccaccagcaccaccagcaccaacaCGAAGGCCAAGGGGAGAAAGGCAACCCAACCAGTCCCAAAAAACTTCTCCACCAGCATCGCACCGGTGCCTGAGTGGAGACATGTCGCGCAACGTTCATTTCTGAAAGCAAAGGTCCTCCCCGCACTGAGGAAAGACCCGAGCCTACCCTAGATTGTGATAGCAAGACAACTGGACTTCCGACTCTGCCCGTCCTGTCTGGCAGTCTCATCCAGCTGGGCCCCGGGCAAACGCCTCTGGACGCGAGGAGATGCGGCCGGCCTCCAAAGTGCCTGGGGCGGTGGGGAAGCTGTCCTCCCCTAGCTGCTCGACTGCCTCATGGGCCCGTGACCCGCTGGAGGGGCACCTGAGGCCCCTTATCGACCACCTCTtgcgtttttctttctttggcttggCTGATGGCTTCAAACCCCAAACCCTCCATCAAACGGCAGACCGGGAAGTTGCGATGTAACATCTCCGACCTCGAGGGCCAACTCTGGCTCCTGACTGCGCTAGTCGGCGTGGCAAGGAACAGAGAACGTTCCGATGGCTTGTTTCCCCCGCATGGCTACCTACGCCGCACCATGCCCTCCGCACGTAGAGAGGACAAAGAATGATGAGCAGTATCTTCCCCCGAGAACACGAACAAGCGTGCCCTGCACGAGGAAGCGGAGCCACCCACAGTCCGCCCTCATCATCACCACGCATCTTCCTCCGCCCCATCGTCTCAAATGGACTTACTGCTTGCCCCATCCACACCctctgaagaaggaggaggaggaggaggaggaggaggagaatgtcGATTGGGGTGGCGTgacagagggaaagggaaggtggCCTTATGCTGGGCGAAATCcgtgcaaaagagagaaaaatcctgGCTGATCTCGTTTCTCTGTGCCATGGGAAGGAGGTAAGGGGACAGCAAGGGTGTGAGCACTTGGATCATAAAGCACAAAGCGGTAGGCTCCTAGGATGGGAtggggggcgggaggtgggaggggtgcaaTAGGCTAAGGAAGTAAACGGGGTCAGGGCCCTTCTTTCCTAGTAAGGACCAACGGAATCAACACTCCAGCTATGGTAAACCTGTGGACGGTCAAACCCCCATAGTCCTGGAAGGCAAGCATAATGTCCAGGACGGGAGAGCCAACAAACACACATGTCACACACCGAGAAGGACAGCAAGAGtcatcctcctccaggagggaaaCCTTTTTTATACCTTGAGTTATACCGCATTTTGAGCCCCGGAATTCGAAAGACGACTGTATGAGTCAACTAGTgtatataaaagagagaaagagaataaaagcaacaaaaaaataacaaaatgaacacaaaatttttaaaaaagtttaaaaataaatggaaaaaaaaaaaaactcaaaaaaccctaaaacaccaagcaggaaaaaaaaaaaaaaagtaaatgataaaggaagaaggaaaaggaagaaaaaagggcagcggagagagaaaaggagctgCAGAAATGAATCCAAAGTTGCAGGAAGCCTATGCCTTTCTAAATGAGCTCGCTTTGGGTCTTGAGCAACGGCCCTGAAGGGAGAAAAGCATATGTGGCACTCTGCTGGCATCTTTTGGTGCTAGGACCCTGAACGCTAGAAGAGTGTCCAGTGAGAACGCATAGAAATTGGGGAGGACCTCGCTGGAGCGCAAAGTTGAGGCAAGGGTTTATTGTTGTCCGGGAGGGGTTGTCCTCAGGCAGGGGTCTGGGGTCGGGAGACCCCTAAAGAGAGGTTCGGTGGGCAGACATATGTTTCCACACGTGTGTTAGGATGTGAATGGTGAGCCCACGGAAGTCCTGTGCAGCATTTGTGTGCTGAACTTGGAAGCCCCGCAGTGAATCTCTAGCGGGCAAGGCTGGAAGGCCCAATGCCCCCGAATCATTTGCATCCTGAGCCCTTTGGTCCAGGGGTCAGGTCGGAAGTGCGTGTGGGGCCTCGTCAAGGGGAATTCCCCGAGAAAAGTGTGGGTGGTTGGATGGCGGGAGTGGGAGTGGGCACGCCCTCGGCCGCCTCAGCCAATGAGGAGCCTGCACGTGcgggggtggggctgtggggaagcccccaaaggcCCGAGGGGGCGGGGCCCAGGCCCTTTTCTGGAGCCGGACCGTCTGAGGGAAGGAGGCGTCGGCGTGCAGCTGCAGGTAGGAGATGGAAACCCTCGTGGGCCTTGTGTGCAGAGCCCCGGGGCTGCTTCTGAGCACGGGGGAGGTGTGTGTCCGTCTCCCTTCGACGTCTTCCCCGGAGGGTTGTGGGCCCAGCGCCGCTGGTGCGGATGCCCTTCGGGGACCCTCTGTCCCTGAGGGGCCGTCGCCGGCGCTTGGGCGTCCCCAGCGGGGTGACTTGGCTCCTGGGTCAGCAGGGCTGACGCCTGGCCAGAAAGGCGCCCTGAGTTGGAAGGGgccgtggggggtgggggctgggcttcAGAACCTGGGGAACACCTGCTACGTGAATGCGGCGCTGCAGTGTCTGAGCCACACGCCGCCCCTGGCCAGCTGGATGGTGTCCCAGCAGCACGCCACCCTCTGTGCGGCCCGCAGCGCCTGCACGCTCTGTGCCATGCGAGCTCACGTGACCCGAGCCCTCCTTCACGCGGGAGAGGTGATCCGGCCCCGCAAGGACCTGCTGGCGGGCTTCCACAGACACCAGCAGGAAGATGCCCACGAGTTTCTGATGTTCACTCTGAATGCCATGCAGCAAGGGTGCTTGAGTGCATCCCAGCCGTCGGGCCATGCCTCCGAGGACACCACCGTCATCCGTCAGATCTTCGGCGGGACCTGGAGGTCTCAGATCCAGTGTCTCCGCTGCCTCGGTGTCTCGGACACGTTCGACCCTTATCTGGACATCAGCCTGGATATCACGGCGGCTCAGAGTGtggagcaagctctgagagagcTGGTGAAGCCCGAGAAGCTGGACGCGGACAATGCCTATGACTGTGGCGTCTGTCTCCGGAAGGTGCCTGCCACCAAGAGGTTGACTTTGCACAGCACCTCCCAGGTCCTAGTGCTGGTGCTGAAGCGGTTCACACCGGTGAGCGGGGCCAAAAGGGCTCAGGAGGTGCGCTATCCCCAGTGCCTGGACCTGCAGCCCTACACGTCCGAGCGGAAGGCAGGGCCACTGGGCTACGTGCTCTATGCCGTGCTGGTGCACTCCGGGTGGAGCTGTGAGCGA from Bos javanicus breed banteng chromosome 25, ARS-OSU_banteng_1.0, whole genome shotgun sequence harbors:
- the LOC133238315 gene encoding LOW QUALITY PROTEIN: ubiquitin carboxyl-terminal hydrolase 17-like protein 6 (The sequence of the model RefSeq protein was modified relative to this genomic sequence to represent the inferred CDS: inserted 1 base in 1 codon) is translated as LGSWVSRADAWPERRPELEGAVGVGAGLQNLGNTCYVNAALQCLSHTPPLASWMVSQQHATLCAARSACTLCAMRAHVTRALLHAGEVIRPRKDLLAGFHRHQQEDAHEFLMFTLNAMQQGCLSASQPSGHASEDTTVIRQIFGGTWRSQIQCLRCLGVSDTFDPYLDISLDITAAQSVEQALRELVKPEKLDADNAYDCGVCLRKVPATKRLTLHSTSQVLVLVLKRFTPVSGAKRAQEVRYPQCLDLQPYTSERKAGPLGYVLYAVLVHSGWSCERGHYFCYVRAGNGQWYKMDDAKVTACDETAALSQSAXVLFYAREGAWEGRWGRGSGRRRG
- the LOC133238316 gene encoding LOW QUALITY PROTEIN: ubiquitin carboxyl-terminal hydrolase 17-like protein 6 (The sequence of the model RefSeq protein was modified relative to this genomic sequence to represent the inferred CDS: inserted 1 base in 1 codon) → METLVGLVCRAPGLLLSTGEVCVRLPSTSSPEGCGPSAAGADALRGPSVPEGPSPALGRPQRGDLAPGSAGLTPGQKGALSWKGPWGVGAGLQNLGNTCYVNAALQCLSHTPPLASWMVSQQHATLCAARSACTLCAMRAHVTRALLHAGEVIRPRKDLLAGFHRHQQEDAHEFLMFTLNAMQQGCLSASQPSGHASEDTTVIRQIFGGTWRSQIQCLRCLGVSDTFDPYLDISLDITAAQSVEQALRELVKPEKLDADNAYDCGVCLRKVPATKRLTLHSTSQVLVLVLKRFTPVSGAKRAQEVRYPQCLDLQPYTSERKAGPLGYVLYAVLVHSGWSCERGHYFCYVXAGNGQWYKMDDAKVTACDETAALSQSAYVLFYAREGAWEGRWGRGSGTAVGPQTPGSLQEAPAAELLGRRSPGGHRGRRDELRAVETPARTQPTEGGLGAAEGPVCPACRRSRDSPVQTRRREKPPPPQQEHGGSAVPARTPPPGPSRRQRP